A single region of the Arthrobacter sp. PAMC25564 genome encodes:
- a CDS encoding class I SAM-dependent methyltransferase, with protein sequence MALSAEDPLAAFVALLKSEGRNGVLGLDCGAGSDGLRFVQSGIHFTGVDPSEENIHSARARGLEASVAQAVSLPFADAAFPSVWAVDALVGLPPEEWDDVVRELGRVTAPGAPIAVVLPDPVPQGRGEGFTVLRSPA encoded by the coding sequence ATGGCACTTTCCGCGGAAGACCCGCTGGCCGCGTTCGTGGCCCTGCTCAAGTCCGAGGGCCGCAACGGCGTGCTGGGGCTGGACTGCGGCGCGGGCTCGGACGGGCTGCGCTTTGTCCAGTCCGGCATCCATTTCACCGGCGTGGACCCGTCGGAGGAGAACATCCACTCCGCCCGCGCCCGGGGCCTCGAGGCCTCGGTAGCGCAGGCTGTCTCGCTGCCCTTTGCCGATGCGGCGTTCCCGTCCGTCTGGGCGGTGGACGCCCTGGTGGGCCTGCCGCCCGAGGAGTGGGACGACGTCGTCCGCGAGCTCGGGCGGGTGACGGCGCCGGGCGCCCCGATCGCCGTCGTACTCCCGGACCCTGTTCCCCAGGGCCGCGGCGAGGGCTTCACGGTACTGCGCTCCCCCGCCTGA
- a CDS encoding gamma carbonic anhydrase family protein: protein MAPIYAFAGDTPAVHDSAFIAPSASVIGKARLAENSSAFYGVSVRADTAAITVGAGSNLQDNVVLHADPGFPCSVGARVSVGHSAVVHGCTVEDDCLIGMSATILNGAVIGAGSLIAAGAVVLEGTVIPPRSLVAGVPAKVRRELSDEEFAGIQHNASHYQELARAHREIHA from the coding sequence ATGGCTCCTATTTACGCTTTCGCCGGCGATACCCCGGCCGTCCACGACTCCGCCTTCATCGCGCCCAGCGCCTCGGTGATCGGCAAGGCCAGGCTGGCCGAGAACTCGAGCGCCTTCTACGGCGTCTCAGTCCGCGCCGACACCGCCGCCATCACCGTGGGCGCCGGCAGCAATCTCCAGGACAACGTGGTGCTGCACGCGGACCCGGGCTTCCCCTGCAGCGTGGGGGCCCGCGTGAGCGTCGGCCACAGCGCCGTGGTGCACGGCTGCACGGTCGAGGACGACTGCCTGATCGGCATGAGCGCCACGATCCTCAATGGTGCGGTGATCGGCGCCGGATCGCTCATTGCCGCCGGCGCCGTCGTGCTGGAAGGCACCGTCATCCCGCCGCGCTCGCTCGTCGCCGGGGTCCCGGCCAAGGTCCGGCGGGAGCTGAGCGACGAGGAGTTCGCCGGGATCCAGCACAACGCCTCGCACTACCAGGAGCTGGCCAGGGCCCACCGGGAAATCCACGCCTGA